A genomic stretch from Solanum stenotomum isolate F172 chromosome 8, ASM1918654v1, whole genome shotgun sequence includes:
- the LOC125874432 gene encoding chlorophyllase-2-like isoform X1, protein MVITSTSSVTCSTVFDIGNYKTKLLKIEPQRCTKHNSPPKALLIGTPSEAGNFPVLIFLHGYLLYNSFYSQLIQHLSSHGFIVVAPQLYLVEGADATEDIKSTAEITNWLAEGLQHYLPPEVEPNLKKLGLAGHSRGGKVAFSLALGRLANISTDLKFSALIGVDPVDGMDKGKQTPPSVLTYVPRSFNNLDMPVMVIGSGLGEVKKNPLFPACAPKGVNHRDFYNECCKPACYFVAKDYGHNDMLDDETKGIRGKATYCLCKKGKSREPMRRFVGGVLVAFLEAYLEGNSSDLIAIRDGHVTLPVELQDTDFLV, encoded by the exons atggtgataACTAGCACTTCCTCTGTTACTTGTTCTACTGTTTTTGATATTGGAAATTATAAGACTAAGTTGTTGAAAATTGAGCCACAGAGATGTACCAAACACAATTCTCCTCCAAAAGCTCTGTTAATTGGGACCCCATCAGAAGCAGGAAACTTCCCAGTATTGATATTTCTTCATGGCTATCTTCTTTACAATTCTTTCTATTCTCAGCTTATTCAACATCTCTCTTCTCATGGCTTCATTGTTGTTGCTCCTCAG TTATATTTAGTGGAAGGAGCAGATGCAACTGAGGATATCAAATCGACAGCTGAAATCACAAATTGGTTAGCTGAAGGATTGCAGCATTACCTTCCACCTGAAGTTGAGCCAAACTTGAAGAAACTTGGACTAGCAGGACACAGCCGTGGAGGAAAAGTTGCATTTTCGCTAGCTCTGGGTAGACTTGCTAATATTTCTACTGACCTGAAATTTTCAGCGTTGATCGGTGTTGATCCTGTTGATGGAATGGACAAAGGAAAGCAAACTCCACCATCAGTTCTCACCTATGTTCCACGTTCCTTCAATAATCTTGATATGCCTGTGATGGTAATTGGCTCGGGTTTGGGAGAAGTTAAAAAGAATCCTCTGTTCCCAGCTTGTGCTCCTAAAGGGGTGAATCATCGCGATTTCTACAATGAATGTTGCAAGCCAGCTTGTTACTTTGTGGCAAAGGATTATGGACATAATGATATGTTAGATGATGAAACGAAAGGGATTCGAGGCAAGGCTACTTATTGTTTGTGCAAGAAAGGGAAATCTAGAGAACCCATGAGGAGATTTGTTGGAGGGGTTTTGGTTGCATTTTTGGAAGCTTATTTGGAAGGAAATTCGAGTGACTTGATAGCTATTAGAGATGGGCATGTTACACTGCCTGTTGAGCTCCAAGATACTGATTTTCTTGTCTAA
- the LOC125874432 gene encoding chlorophyllase-2-like isoform X2, whose product MYQTQFSSKSSVNWDPIRSRKLPSIDISSWLSSLQFFLFSAYSTSLFSWLHCCCSSVEGADATEDIKSTAEITNWLAEGLQHYLPPEVEPNLKKLGLAGHSRGGKVAFSLALGRLANISTDLKFSALIGVDPVDGMDKGKQTPPSVLTYVPRSFNNLDMPVMVIGSGLGEVKKNPLFPACAPKGVNHRDFYNECCKPACYFVAKDYGHNDMLDDETKGIRGKATYCLCKKGKSREPMRRFVGGVLVAFLEAYLEGNSSDLIAIRDGHVTLPVELQDTDFLV is encoded by the exons ATGTACCAAACACAATTCTCCTCCAAAAGCTCTGTTAATTGGGACCCCATCAGAAGCAGGAAACTTCCCAGTATTGATATTTCTTCATGGCTATCTTCTTTACAATTCTTTCTATTCTCAGCTTATTCAACATCTCTCTTCTCATGGCTTCATTGTTGTTGCTCCTCAG TGGAAGGAGCAGATGCAACTGAGGATATCAAATCGACAGCTGAAATCACAAATTGGTTAGCTGAAGGATTGCAGCATTACCTTCCACCTGAAGTTGAGCCAAACTTGAAGAAACTTGGACTAGCAGGACACAGCCGTGGAGGAAAAGTTGCATTTTCGCTAGCTCTGGGTAGACTTGCTAATATTTCTACTGACCTGAAATTTTCAGCGTTGATCGGTGTTGATCCTGTTGATGGAATGGACAAAGGAAAGCAAACTCCACCATCAGTTCTCACCTATGTTCCACGTTCCTTCAATAATCTTGATATGCCTGTGATGGTAATTGGCTCGGGTTTGGGAGAAGTTAAAAAGAATCCTCTGTTCCCAGCTTGTGCTCCTAAAGGGGTGAATCATCGCGATTTCTACAATGAATGTTGCAAGCCAGCTTGTTACTTTGTGGCAAAGGATTATGGACATAATGATATGTTAGATGATGAAACGAAAGGGATTCGAGGCAAGGCTACTTATTGTTTGTGCAAGAAAGGGAAATCTAGAGAACCCATGAGGAGATTTGTTGGAGGGGTTTTGGTTGCATTTTTGGAAGCTTATTTGGAAGGAAATTCGAGTGACTTGATAGCTATTAGAGATGGGCATGTTACACTGCCTGTTGAGCTCCAAGATACTGATTTTCTTGTCTAA
- the LOC125874409 gene encoding type IV inositol polyphosphate 5-phosphatase 7-like codes for MRDEYSKKSKLSWSRKLVRKWFNLKGKTVEFESDESVDGGSYEWRTSISEWEHCAVKKTKTEKSTRGMEHLPRGSVSLDRPKIINVQDYRLFVSTWNVGGESPLSNLNLDEWLHSSPPADIYVLGFQEIVPLNAGNILGAEDSGPAKKWIALIGETLNNGPGTSGGNGCYTSSPVPIAEWNADFEGSNRYKASSFSHRWSVQTPQCGSVENDPSISQLRVDGRYSVCDRVIFGHRSSDFDPNREQRPSDFSSSRRPSDYTSIHRPSDYSSGHRPSDYSCGQRPSDVSRWGSSDDEYGPGDSPAASFSPLRNGGYAPAEDGYRMPRNSNYCLAASKQMVGIFLTVWVRSDLREHVRNMKVSCVGRGLMGYLRNKGSISISMQLHQTSFCFVCTHLTSGQKEGDELRRNSDVMEILKKTRFPQVSGVDEEKSPETILEHDRVIWLGDLNYRIALSYRSAKALVEMQNWRALLGNDQLRLEQRRGRVFEGWKEGKIYFPPTYKYSRNSDRYSVDDMQPKDKRRTPAWCDRILWHGGGLQQLSYVRGESRFSDHRPVFSVFLAEVESERSRLRKMRRSSSRIEVEELLPYSHGYTELCFF; via the exons ATGAGGGATGAGTATTCAAAGAAAAGCAAG CTATCTTGGTCCAGAAAATTGGTTAGGAAGTGGTTCAATTTAAAGGGCAAAACTGTTGAATTTGAATCTGATGAATCTGTTGATGGAG GAAGTTATGAGTGGAGAACAAGCATCTCGGAGTGGGAACATTGCGCTGTCAAGAAGACCAAAACAG AGAAATCAACCAGGGGTATGGAGCATCTCCCACGGGGGAGTGTTAGTCTTGATCGCCCTAAGATTATAAATGTACAAGATTATAG ACTCTTTGTGTCTACATGGAATGTCGGCGGAGAATCGCCACTGAGCAATTTGAATCTAGATGAATGGCTTCATTCTTCACCCCCTGCAGATATTTATGTGCTTGG ATTTCAGGAAATTGTTCCTTTAAATGCTGGTAATATTCTGGGAGCCGAAGACAGTGGCCCTGCCAAAAAGTGGATCGCTTTGATTGGGGAGACATTAAACAACGGTCCTGGTACTAGTGGAGGTAATGGTTGCTACACTTCTTCTCCTGTTCCAATTGCCGAGTGGAATGCTGACTTTGAGGGGTCAAATAGATACAAGGCATCGTCCTTCTCTCATCGTTGGTCAGTTCAGACACCTCAGTGCGGGAGCGTGGAAAATGACCCATCAATCTCGCAACTTCGTGTGGATGGACGATACAGTGTTTGTGATCGAGTAATTTTTGGACATAGGTCTAGTGATTTTGATCCTAATAGGGAGCAGAGGCCAAGTGACTTTTCATCTTCTCGCAGACCAAGTGACTATACCTCTATTCACAGGCCAAGTGATTATTCATCTGGTCATAGACCTAGTGACTATTCCTGCGGACAAAGACCAAGTGATGTCTCCAGATGGGGCTCATCAGATGATGAATATGGACCTGGAGATTCACCTGCTGCTTCGTTTTCCCCTTTGAGGAATGGAGGGTATGCTCCTGCAGAAGATGGTTATAGAATGCCCAGAAATTCAAACTACTGTTTGGCAGCAAGTAAACAAATGGTTGGCATTTTTCTCACCGTATGGGTGCGGAGTGATTTGAGGGAACATGTTCGGAATATGAAAGTATCATGTGTCGGCAGAGGGTTGATGGGGTACCTTAGGAATAAG GGATCTATTTCAATCAGTATGCAGTTACATCAAACAAGTTTTTGCTTTGTCTGCACTCACTTAACCTCTGGTCAGAAAGAGGGTGATGAGTTGCGCCGAAATTCTGATGTCATGGAGATCCTAAAGAAGACAAGATTTCCACAAGTTAGTGGTGTGGATGAAGAGAAGTCACCAGAAACTATTCTTGAGCACGA CCGGGTTATTTGGCTTGGGGATCTGAACTATCGAATTGCACTCTCTTATCGTTCTGCAAAAGCACTTGTTGAGATGCAAAACTGGAGAGCATTGTTGGGAAATGATCAG CTGAGGTTAGAACAGAGACGTGGTCGGGTTTTTGAGGGATGGAAAGAAGGAAAGATATATTTCCCACcaacatataaatattctaGGAATTCAGATAGGTATTCTGTTGATGACATGCAACCAAAGGACAAGCGTAGAACACCTGCATG GTGTGATCGTATTTTGTGGCATGGTGGGGGTCTCCAACAGTTGTCTTATGTCCGTGGGGAGTCTAGATTTTCAGATCATAGACCCGTTTTCAGTGTGTTTTTGGCCGAGGTTGAATCAGAACGCAGTAGATTGAGGAAAATGAGACGTTCTAGCTCAAGAATTGAGGTGGAGGAGCTCTTGCCCTACTCACATGGTTATACCGAGCTCTGCTTCTTTTGA